The following are from one region of the uncultured Fretibacterium sp. genome:
- a CDS encoding ATP-binding cassette domain-containing protein, producing MTSGAGPFVRIRGLGKCYGSVEALRDVSLDARLGEILAIVGTNGAGKSTLVKMISGVLGPDKGELWLDGERVENLSPALSLRKGIAVVYQDLALVDTGSVSSNIFLGGEPTRWGAILDRRAMDEASEALLRRMDVVIPDVRSEVRLLSGGQRQAVAIARALRQGGRLLIMDEPTAAMGPVESRAVLRLLKRLVGEGYGIVLISHNLNAVFEVADRICVLRQGEIAADLPACELTPERIVALMSRAERNEESC from the coding sequence ATGACTTCCGGGGCTGGTCCCTTCGTGCGGATACGGGGCCTGGGCAAATGTTACGGCAGCGTCGAGGCGTTGCGGGACGTCTCGCTCGATGCCCGTCTTGGGGAGATCCTGGCGATCGTCGGGACGAACGGGGCGGGCAAGTCGACGCTGGTCAAGATGATCTCGGGTGTCCTCGGCCCCGACAAGGGGGAGCTGTGGCTGGACGGGGAGCGCGTGGAAAATCTCTCTCCGGCCCTCTCCCTGAGGAAAGGGATTGCCGTCGTCTATCAGGACCTCGCGCTGGTGGACACGGGAAGCGTCTCCTCCAACATATTCCTGGGCGGAGAACCGACCCGGTGGGGGGCGATTCTTGACAGACGGGCGATGGATGAGGCCTCGGAAGCCCTGTTGAGGAGGATGGACGTCGTGATCCCCGATGTCCGCAGCGAGGTTCGCCTTCTCAGCGGCGGCCAGAGGCAGGCTGTCGCGATTGCGAGGGCTCTCCGGCAGGGCGGAAGGCTCCTGATCATGGATGAGCCGACTGCGGCCATGGGGCCCGTCGAGTCCAGGGCGGTCCTCCGTCTTTTGAAGCGCCTGGTTGGGGAAGGGTACGGCATCGTCCTGATCTCCCACAACCTGAATGCGGTGTTCGAGGTCGCTGACCGGATCTGTGTCCTGAGGCAGGGGGAGATTGCGGCGGATTTGCCGGCGTGCGAGCTGACACCGGAGCGCATCGTTGCGCTCATGAGCAGAGCGGAGAGGAACGAAGAATCGTGTTGA